A region of the Aphelocoma coerulescens isolate FSJ_1873_10779 chromosome 1, UR_Acoe_1.0, whole genome shotgun sequence genome:
GGTTATTCCTATGGGCTCCTCTTGGCTGAGGGACACACAGCCTGGTCACCACCATGGGACCTGCCAGTCAAGCCCTAGTTTGCAGGAAGGTTCTTCACCAGTTCTATCCTCCAGGTTAAAACTTCTCTAAGCTTTGATGTCAATTCCAAACCATCACATTGTATTTTACTCTGGCTCTCCCTGTTTCCTTCATGATAAACAGACTGAGTTAGCTGAGAAAGGCTCTAATTCATAGTATCACTGATTAGTTAAAGTTGGAAGACTGTCTGGAGACTGTCTAGCCCGACCCCACTGCTCAAAACAGGGTCATCTAGAGAAGATTGACCAGGACTGTGTCCAGTTATGTCTGGGTATCTCCACAGAGATACCACAAACTCTCTGgggcaatctgttccaatgTTCAACCACCCTCAGTAAAAACATGAATTTTTGAGTTCAGATGGAACTTCCCATGTTTCAGAGTGTCCACATGGCCACTTGTCCTGTCACCAGGCTCCACTGAGAAGAGTCTATTTCCATCTCCATTAATGCTCCCATCAGACAGATAAAAAAATCCCCCTAAGCCTTTTCTCTTCTCCCCTGGCTGGATGCGGctcggagcaacctggtctagtgggaggtgtccctgcccattgtagggaggttggaactagataatctttgatgtcccttccaatccaaatcaTCCTAtaattctcttctccaggctgagcagttccagctctcccagcctgtcctaGCATAACAGCTGTACCAGTCACTTAATTACCTTAGTGGTTCTCCACATATTTCACTCCAGTATGTCCACAACTCTCTGCTGGTGGAGAGTCCAGAACTGGACCCAGCACTCTAGAtgaggcctcaccagtgctgagtagaggggcagatcacctcccttgacctgctggcaacaCTCCTCCTAATCCAGCCCTGGCAGATATCAGCATTCTTTTCTACAAGGGGCACATTGCTGGCTTATGTTCAACtttttgtccaccaggaccGCAACATCATCAttctctgcaaagctgctttccaggtGCTTTTCCAGCCCCCAGCATTTATTAGTACACGCGGTTGTTCCTTCCCAGGACTCTTCTCTTCTccttgaacttcatgaggttcctgACTGCTTAGTTCTCCAGGATGTTCAAGTTCCTCTAAATGGTAGCGCAGACACCTGGTGCATCAGCCACACTCCTACCAGCTTTGTATCATCTGCAGACTTGTTGAGGGTGCATGTTACTTCATCATCCAGGTCATAAATGAAGAGTTATTATGGAACCAGTGtcagctgcagccagacacCACTAGTGACTGGTCTCCAGATGCATTTAGTTCTTCTGACCGCCAGCCCCTGAGCCCAGCAGCTCAGCCACTACTCCACCCACCTCACTATCCCCTTATCTAGCCCATCTGCCATCAGCTTGTCTATGAGAATGTTCAGACTGAAGTTTATCTTGATGTCCAGGCTCAACTGGCCAGTGCAAGTAAAGCTGTAATGCAAGTTGACGTGTATTGCCATTCCTGGTTTCTTACTACAAAACCGCACCAGTCTGTCAGCTACTAAACAGTTACACCCATGTGCAATTCTACAAACATGACCAGCAGGTTTAAAAAAGCCTCCCCCCTGCAAGAGTAAGCAGGTTGTCTCTGAAACACTTTGGTAAGAACTGAGAATTTCACttgtattttctatttcttctacTTTTGCAGTTCTCAAAAGCTTTGTAGCCCCTCTCCAATCTTCCATTTGTTTCTCTGCAGAGGCATGTCTAGCTAGCTATGATCTTTCACACAGTGGAAGTTCCATCCAAGACTTCTGCTGTTCTTTGGTTTTCCTTAATTGAAGATTTCTGTGTGGGAAGAATATGGATCCTTCATTGCTTTCATAATCTGATTTTAAATATGTTCTATTTCAAGATTTCAACCTCTCTGCtgaatccttaaaaaaaaaaaaaagtaataaataaataaaaatttaaacttCAGTGGTTATTGGcagtgttttgtatttttttggtCCAGAGACGCTTGTTTGAACCAGGCAGAAGAATGTTATGTCCTCTGCTGGTTAAGTCTCAATGGAATTGAATGGGAGATGTATTCCTAGCGTTCTGGTGCTGCTTGTGAGTCTTTCCTCACATTCCTTATAATAGTTGGCCCTTTGCCACTCCCTCATCCGAGATGCTCTCCTTCTAGAGCGACTGTAGGAGGACTGTGGCACGCTGAATGACAGCACTGTAAAGAGGTAGGTGAAATTTAATACCGCTGATTGTGAATCATTGAATTTGGAAAAGCAAGCGTAACTATGCACATGGAGGGGTGTACTCCCGGTGAGTTATTAGTGCTCAATGAAAAAACTTAGCAGTCACTGTAGGAAGTTCTAATGAAAAATTAGGTCAACAAGCAACTCTATTCAAAAGGTAAATGTAAGCTCCTTCTTGGATTCTGAATGCTGTACTGGTCCTTGATCTCAAAGTTatagaacaagaaaaaatagaGAGAATGATGATTAGACAGCCATGGCTGGAAATGGCTCTATCTGCATTAACTAATGCTATTCCCtactgggagggagggaaaaaaaagaaaaaaagaaaaagaaagaagaaaaaaaaaagagcaattcCTCAAACTTAGTGATGTTTCAGTGATTATTTTTGCCTTGACACCTCCAAaggtggtgactccaccaccccCCTAGGCAGGcccttccagtgcttgacaTGGAATGCTCAGACACGGCTCTGTGTaattttgtaacttttcttATGCCTTTTCTTCCACTTTTCAGAGTAAACATTGGTACTTTTAGAGACTCAGTCACAGGATGCTGCACAGCAGTAAACTTCAACACCAGTCTCCACTGAGAAGCACCATTAAAAGAGTGGTTTAAATGCCGCCAGCCTTATCGTTCTTGATAAATAAACTAATATCTACACCCTGACTTTGGCCACATTTTGGGGGAAGACCCACTCCTGAAATTAAGCTTTGCATAGCTGGCATTTCCGTCACTTCCAGCAGCAAAACCGGTCGTGCTTTGTGTCGCATTTCCTTTTTGgtttgctcttttaccaaaaaGCCACCTAATCCCCGCACCACAGAAAGAACATTGTCACTTAAACCCCCGGGTTTGGCCCAGGGCGGCAGGGGAGCAGCCCCCGGGGGCTCCAGACGAGCAGGTCGGTACCGTGTGGCGGCACagccagccccgctcctcccGCCATCCCGCCCGGCACCTCCCGCTGCCCCAAACAAACATGGCCGCGCCAGCCCCGCTGCGGACCTGCCAGGCCCCAAGATGGCGCCGGACGCCGCTGCTGTGTCAGAGGCGGCTCCAAGATGGCGCCCTCCCGCCCCCGCTCCGCTCTGCCAGGATCCAAGATGGCTCCCTCCGCTTCCCCGACGCTGTCCGCGTCTCGCCCGGCCGCGCCGGCGCCCTCAGGCGGTGTCTGCCCTCATCAAAGATGGCCGTGGGTAGCGCCGCTGGTCACTAGGCTCCCGCCGCTCGCTCCTCGAAGGGCTTCGCGGCCGACATGGCGGCGGCCGAGCTGGAGTATGAGTCCGTTCTCTGCGTCAAGCCCGATGTCAACGTCTACCGCATCCCGCCGCGCACCTCCAACCGCGGGTACAGGTGAGGGAGCGTGCGGCGCCCGCGATCGCCCCGGttcggcccggcctggcccagcccttgcccgcagggctggcaggacGGGCAGTGCAGCCGGGGGCCGGGCtgtgccgtgccgtgccccGGCCTCGCCCCTTGGCAAAGCCGTGTCCTGTGACCGCGAGCAGGTCTGGCCatcccctgagccccctccaGCCGAGCTTTGGGGGAGCCGCCGGCTGGAATTGCCTCCTGTGGGCAGGTGGTCAGCGCCTGAAAGTAGAGGaacctcctctccctgctgtggAGGAGCAGGGGCTGCCCTGTTAATCGGGGCAGGAGGTGAGGGCGCAACCTGCTCTTCCAGGCAGAGCTGACGTCTGCTCCCGGTTTGCTGGGTTCCCTGGGATGTGACGCTGATGTGATATAACGGCACGTTGGATTTGGCTTGGTGGCTCTCGCAGTGGTGGGGAGGAAGGCGGGAGGAATTAGAGGTGATTTTTAAGAAGAGGCTGCAGGACCAGCAGTTAGAAATGCCTTCTCTGGTCAGCCAAAAGCAGCAGTGTGACTGTGTAAGCTGTGCCCACAGGCCTGCTGGAGAAGGGGTTTGTGTACTCCCTGAACCTGACAGACTGTAGGCGGATGTTGTGCCTGGCCGGGGATATTTGTTTCCAGTTGTAAAATCCTGTAGATTTTACAGGACCAAGCCTGCCACAgttcaagaagcgtttggacaatgctctcaggcacatgatgTCATTTATGGggtgttctgtgcagggccagaagttgaagtcagtgatccttgtgggtcccttccaactcagaatattctgtgattctgtaggttgggttttttctctctttcctttttttccttttttttttccttcacaagaGTCTGTGGCAAAGAGTGGGATGGGTCAGTCAAGGTCTGTGTGTGCGTTTTACCTGGTGTAAGTCAGCTGCGTCTGGGTTCAGAAGTACTCAGTGTTTTTTTACAACAGTAGGGTAGAATAATGGAGTGGCTTTTCAGCGTGTTACTAATTAATTTTTGGGATCCTCCCAGTGCTCACAAGTCACTTACTAGTTGCTTGTGGATTTCCTGTTCAAGTGAGCTTCTGGGCTTCTGTCTTCCCTCTTTTGCAAGCTTATAAAGGTGAGGAATTGATGTTCTCTGGCCTGTGTCTCTTTCCCTTCACCCAGAGATGCCAGTCACAGTCGTGTGTCAATTGGCAGCAACAAGAGAGGAGCTGAGACCTCATGTCTTGTTTTGGAAGTGGAATGAGGCAACTCAAGGTGTTGAGGGTTTGGGAGCAGAGACTTCTGCTGAGATGGCTGGGCAGAATTGGAGAGGCCGATTATGGTCAGTGATCAGCTGCTCTTCTTTTCAGGGCATCTGACTGGAAACTGGACCATCCAGACTGGACAGGGCGGCTTCGTGTCACCTCCAAAGGCAAAACTGCTTACATAAAACTGGAGGATAAAGTTTCAGGTAGGGGAAAGGCTGTGCCTTGGCAAGGCTGTGACTGTGATTGCTGCCCGTGAGCTGGTGTTTCTAAGCCTGCCCAGAGCTGTGCATGGCAGCCCTGGCCACGCTTTAACAAGCAGTCGCTCTCCTTAAAACCTGATTCTTTGTCTGCAGGAGAACTTTTTGCCCAGGCTCCTATAGATCAATACCCTGGCATTGCAGTGGAGACCGTGGCAGATTCCAGCCGCTACTTTGTCATTCGAATTCAGGATGGGACTGGTGAGTTAGGGGCCAATGTATTTGCCACGTGCTAGGGGTGGAGGATATCCAGGTGGAGCTGGGAGTGTGCCAGCAGGATGGAAATGGTGTTGGGAGTGCTGAAAAGGCCAGGTGGTGTGCCTGGAGGGGTATGAGGGCAAGGTAAACAGAGGAGGTTCTCTGCATTGCACAGAGtctgggggctgggctgggaaggagcaTTTGGTTTCCAAGCACGTCCCATGGGAAGAAGGGTGCATCCTGAAAGCTAGGGACAATGAACTGCTGTGAGCTGCTGGCATCCAGCTGCAGGTGTGTCAGAGAGAGGTAGAGTGGACAAGCAGAAGGATTTGTAGCCCAGTTGCAGGGTACCTCCAGTGACTACTCCCGTCTCCTTGCTAGGACGAAGTGCTTTTATAGGCATTGGCTTCACGGATCGGGGTGATGCCTTTGACTTCAACGTCTCTTTACAGGATCACTTCAAGTGAGTTTTGCTTTTCTGGAATGCTGGTTTTCCTCTCGTCTGTAGAACGTGGTGGGTGGTGGTGCATGCTCATTTAGCAGAGGTTTCTTTGGGGTGGCCCTGAAGCCCTACTCTGGCAAGGGACACTTGAGTGTGCTGCCAGCTGTCATGCAAGCTGAGAGCCCCTGCAGGGTTCTGCTGTAAGTCTTAAGCTTAGGTCCTGTGATGCTCCAGGTGCAGTATTAAACAGCCTCATGGGTTTGTGGCGCTCCCAGCTTTGTGCTGTGCTACACCAGGGTAGGGAGGTAACTGGTTTGACAAGGCAAGGTGGTTTGGTGGGATGGAGAGAGAAACCACACATTTTTCTAAAACACTGTTCCTTTTTGCCACAGGGTCTCATGtcttcctctcttctttttagGTGGGTGAAGCAGGAGACTGAAATCTCGAAGGAGTCCCAGGAAGCTGACACACGTCCGAAATTAGACTTAGGGTTTAAGGAAGGGCagaccatcaaactaaacattGGGGTAAGCACACCAGTTTACCCTGCTTCTTTCTGTGGATATGCCAATGGAAACTCTTCTTTatacttcttttttatttttaatacagaaCATGACGTCAAAGAAAGGAGGAGCAGCCAAGCCCCGTGTGTCTGGATCAGGGGGCCTAAGTCTGCTGCCACCCCCACCAGGAGGCAAAATAGCAGCTCCTCCTATACCTCCCCCTTCTTCCACAGCCATTGCCAACCACGTCACACCACCACCTGTGCAGAAATCCAGTAATGCGAGCAGTGCAGGTAAACCTTAGCCCTGAGCCAGCAGTCTCTCAGACATGGGCAGGTGCTGCTTCAGCGAGCCCGTGTTCAACCgagtgccagcagtgccctctGAGACATGGTGTGTGCCAagggtttttctctctttggcagCTGCGGTGTCCCCAGTGCAAGAAGGATGTGGACCTGTTATAttgggtccagaggagggccatggGAATGGTCAGAaggctggaacacctctcctttgaagaaaggctgagagtgttgaggttgtttagcctggagaggacaaggctctggggagacctttcACTATGTGAAGGGAGCTTGTAAGAAAGATGAAGAAAGACTTTTTACCAGGGCCTGtagtgacagggcaaggggTAAAggcttaaactgaaagagggtagatttagatgggatataaagaaaaaatatttaccatgagggtggtgaaaccctggaacaggttgtccagagaagctgtggataccCTTTcattggaagtgttcaagaccagtttggatggggctttgagaaacCTGATTTAGTgtaagatgtccctgctcatggcatgGCAGTGGGATTAGATGAGATgatttttgaaggtcccttccaacttaagtcatcctgtgattctgtaacaAAGAGGTTGCTTCAATCTTCTGGATGCTGTGCTAAAAGTGTGACCATGCAGAGGTGTCTGGGGAGCTGATGATGCCTTTTTGAAGGCAGAGACTTCAGCAGTGCTGTCCACAGGTTTGAGTGAGAAGAAACCATGAGCTTCTGAGTAGGCTCATGTGGTCCCAGTGCATGGTTTGTACTGTTAAGGTGGTGCCTGTTTGGCAGCTGTTATGACTGCTGAGCTTGGGTTGAGTCTGAGCCTTATGTCTGCTGGGAGAGACATATAAATAAAGTGAAAAATCTGCCAGGTGGTGTGCTGAGCAGAGACTGAAAAGTTCCTGAAGACAGCGTACCCTTGGAGTGTCAGCTGGAGGTTCCTTGTGCATTGAGCAAAAGGACAAGCTGTTATAACAAACCCCTCAGAAAGTCTAACTCCTGGAGGGAAAACTGGAGTCCCTGAAGGGGATTTTCTGCCCCCGCATCCAGGAGTTTGTTTAAGGTGACAGTTTAAATGCCTGTGGGGTTTTCTTGATAAGcctgatgtatttttttctctctctcttctgccTTAGATATTCTTTTAGACTTagatgctcctgcagctgcatccAAGGCACCAGTATCAGCTACTACAGACCTCTGGGGAGACTTCAGCACTGCATCCAGGTAAATTGTGATGAATGGAACACAAGAAGGGTAGTGTCCTGATGGGCGTGGGAAGAACCATAAGTCAAGAAGTCTTACTGGATCTGCTCATTtgattctcctttttttatttcagtgctgtTCCCAATCAGGCTCCTCAGCAGTCCAACTGGGTCCAGTTCTGAATGATCAAAGCAGTGGAATGGGACAAACTGATGACCTAGAGGCACCAAATGGGATCAGAGGGGGCACAAACCTCTCTAGTCTTCAATCAAATTGGGACAATCTTTCATTTTTAGATCAGACCTTCACTTAAACTTAGTATTTTTGATCCCAGTGAACCTAAAGAGAACATACTGACTCCTCCCAAGATGGGCAAGGAGGAAAGAGGTAGCCTTATCTCCTCCATCCACTTGACCATTATATGGTACATCCTAGCTCTTTTTCCCTGTCTTTCCATACAGGGAAAGCAAGAATCTTGAAGAAAGTGAGTACGGGAGGAGGCTGGGTAGGTGCCTCTGGGTTCCTTGTCCTTTAAATTTTCTATGGCTAGGCTGTTGCTTTTTGTGGCTGCTTTCAGTAGTGACtgcagtccctgcagcttgcGGTGCTGAGGGCAGCTGCATTTGGCTACACCTGCTAAACGGAACCTCTAAGGAGATAGGTCTTGACTCAACACAAAACCCTCTTGGATTAATGACATCTGTGATGAGGAGTGACCCTCCCCATGCACACACTACTCTTCTGTCCTTGCTGCAATCCTTGGTAGTGCTGGATTTCCTCATGCTCCTGTGGGAGGAGTCGTGCAAGTCCTTGAGTAGACCTGCTGCCTTTGCGCTGTAGTTCGGGTGGGCACCCCACCTCGAGGCTCCTGATTTGGCTTGCAGGTTCACTGGAGGAACTTCACTCATTTTAACTCCTTTCTCCCCAAGCAAAGGCCTCACTGTCACTGAGCTGTTTTAACTGGAAAtagctttaagaaaaaaaagtgtggtTTTACAATTTGGTAGTTACTTGCACTAGATGACAACCAGGTGATTTCCACCACTCAGCATTTCATGTTCCTGCATCACTATCCTGAGCCCTGGCCTTGTTTTGTGACTTGGCACTGTGTTACAAG
Encoded here:
- the NECAP1 gene encoding adaptin ear-binding coat-associated protein 1; the protein is MAAAELEYESVLCVKPDVNVYRIPPRTSNRGYRASDWKLDHPDWTGRLRVTSKGKTAYIKLEDKVSGELFAQAPIDQYPGIAVETVADSSRYFVIRIQDGTGRSAFIGIGFTDRGDAFDFNVSLQDHFKWVKQETEISKESQEADTRPKLDLGFKEGQTIKLNIGNMTSKKGGAAKPRVSGSGGLSLLPPPPGGKIAAPPIPPPSSTAIANHVTPPPVQKSSNASSADILLDLDAPAAASKAPVSATTDLWGDFSTASSAVPNQAPQQSNWVQF